A region from the Natronoarchaeum mannanilyticum genome encodes:
- a CDS encoding queuosine precursor transporter — MPRDSPRAAATPTVGQVTLIGLFVTALVTAQLTASKILGFSLPFELPIVGAQLALPGAALAYAVTFLASDCYAELYGRRAAQVMVNVGFAMNFVLLALVWSTIAAPVAPTSQVAADTFATVLGASTNIVVASLLAYVVSQNWDVLVFHRLREYTDGDHLWLRNVGSTASSQAIDTVIFVTVGFAIAPALLGNGDVPGAGFLASLIVGQYLLKLAIAVLDTPVVYAIVGAIRQYDLDAAALDPAGRVGD; from the coding sequence ATGCCACGCGACAGCCCCCGCGCCGCGGCGACGCCGACGGTCGGGCAGGTGACGCTGATCGGCCTGTTCGTCACCGCGCTGGTGACCGCACAGCTGACCGCCTCGAAGATCCTGGGCTTTTCGCTGCCCTTCGAACTGCCGATCGTCGGCGCCCAGCTCGCGCTGCCCGGCGCCGCACTGGCCTACGCCGTCACGTTCCTGGCGAGCGACTGCTACGCCGAGCTGTACGGTCGGCGGGCCGCGCAGGTGATGGTCAACGTCGGCTTCGCGATGAACTTCGTGCTGCTGGCGCTGGTCTGGTCGACGATCGCGGCGCCGGTCGCTCCGACCTCGCAGGTCGCGGCCGACACGTTCGCGACGGTGCTGGGCGCGAGCACGAACATCGTCGTCGCGAGCCTGCTGGCGTACGTCGTCAGCCAGAACTGGGACGTGCTCGTCTTCCACCGGCTCCGGGAGTACACCGACGGCGACCACCTCTGGCTGCGGAACGTCGGTTCGACCGCCAGCAGTCAGGCGATCGACACCGTGATCTTCGTCACCGTCGGGTTCGCGATCGCGCCGGCGCTCCTGGGCAACGGCGACGTTCCCGGCGCCGGCTTCCTCGCGTCGCTGATCGTCGGCCAGTACCTGCTCAAGCTGGCGATCGCCGTTCTCGACACGCCCGTCGTCTACGCGATCGTCGGCGCGATCCGCCAGTACGATCTCGACGCCGCGGCGCTCGATCCCGCCGGCCGAGTCGGCGACTGA
- a CDS encoding deoxyuridine 5'-triphosphate nucleotidohydrolase: MFRSGAFVADHVSPVAGEQVQPNGVDLTVEAVFEQVEPGRIGRDGKRIGEREEIEPSVASAPEDTDAGVPTFRLSPGGYVARYGETISIPEGHVGYVLPRSSLMRNSAMLHTAVWDAGYTGRGEGLLEVNHDLELERGARIAQLVFARADHEETYDGSYQGENIE; the protein is encoded by the coding sequence ATGTTCCGATCCGGCGCGTTCGTCGCCGACCACGTGTCGCCAGTCGCCGGCGAACAGGTCCAACCCAACGGCGTCGACCTCACGGTTGAAGCCGTCTTCGAGCAGGTCGAACCGGGACGCATCGGCCGCGACGGCAAGCGAATCGGCGAGCGCGAGGAGATCGAGCCCTCGGTCGCTAGCGCTCCCGAGGACACCGATGCTGGGGTACCGACGTTCCGCCTCTCGCCCGGCGGCTACGTCGCCCGCTACGGCGAGACGATCTCGATCCCCGAGGGTCACGTCGGGTACGTCCTCCCGCGGTCGTCGCTGATGCGTAACTCCGCGATGCTTCACACCGCGGTCTGGGACGCCGGCTACACAGGTAGAGGCGAGGGGCTGCTGGAGGTCAACCACGACCTCGAACTGGAGCGGGGCGCTCGCATCGCCCAGCTGGTGTTTGCGCGGGCGGACCACGAGGAGACCTACGACGGATCGTACCAGGGCGAAAATATCGAGTAA